A window from Actinomycetospora corticicola encodes these proteins:
- a CDS encoding nucleoside/nucleotide kinase family protein: MRDDRRALLGIAGAPGAGKTTLALALVEALGPEAVHVPMDGFHLADVELDRLGRRDRKGAPDTFDAGGYAALLARLRHPPSGTVYAPAFDREIEQPIAGSIPVPSSCRLVVSEGNYLLVDDPAWRAVRARFDEVWFHETDEVLRHERLVERHVRFGKTRDGAVAWVEAVDEPNARLIEATRPHADLVVTEDGPTRPEDQ, translated from the coding sequence ATGCGCGACGACCGCCGGGCCCTGCTCGGCATCGCCGGAGCACCCGGAGCAGGCAAGACGACGCTCGCGCTCGCCCTGGTCGAGGCGCTCGGGCCGGAGGCCGTGCACGTGCCGATGGACGGCTTCCACCTCGCCGACGTCGAGCTCGACCGGCTCGGCCGCCGCGACCGCAAGGGCGCGCCGGACACCTTCGACGCCGGCGGCTACGCCGCCCTGCTCGCCCGGCTGCGCCACCCGCCGTCGGGAACGGTCTACGCCCCCGCCTTCGACCGCGAGATCGAGCAACCCATCGCTGGATCGATCCCGGTACCCTCCTCGTGCCGCCTGGTCGTCAGCGAGGGGAACTACCTCCTCGTCGACGACCCGGCGTGGCGGGCCGTGCGTGCCCGCTTCGACGAGGTGTGGTTCCACGAGACCGACGAGGTCCTGCGGCACGAGCGCCTGGTCGAGCGCCACGTACGGTTCGGCAAGACCCGCGACGGTGCCGTCGCGTGGGTCGAGGCCGTCGACGAGCCCAACGCTCGTCTGATCGAGGCCACCCGTCCACACGCCGACCTCGTCGTGACGGAGGACGGGCCGACACGACCGGAGGACCAGTGA
- a CDS encoding ATP-dependent 6-phosphofructokinase, which yields MTATAGDDAGLAGDIKADDLLIETLGPGRITSPLSPLLDASRGTTEHYVDSGDRVLLDDTAAGIAARGTAVEDLPGLEPCGPRRQIYFDPSKTRAGIVTCGGLCPGLNDVVAGLVRTLTYHYGVRRVVGFRNGYRGFVSAYGHDVVELTPESVRDVPVDGGTFLGTSRGPQDPEEIVDCLEQMHLNVLFVIGGDGTMRGAMDIAGVIRERGLRIAVVGIPKTIDNDIPFIDQSFGFQTAFAEASEAIRSVTVEAKSTPGGIGLVKLMGRHSGFIACYASLVRSDADAVLIPEVPFELDGETGLLEHLRRRVQTRGHAVVVVAEGAGQDLLDPIGRTDASGNQKLADVGPWLKEQIESHFATAGTETSVRYVDPSYLIRSVPANPYDSVYTVRLSHAAVHAAMSGRTAMVVGRVRRRFVHIPMSLAVSRRNQVDPHGDLWMAVLESTGQPWRFGEDSTRQTGAPHA from the coding sequence GTGACGGCGACAGCGGGGGACGACGCGGGGCTCGCGGGCGACATCAAGGCCGACGACCTGCTCATCGAGACGCTCGGCCCGGGCCGCATCACCTCGCCGCTCTCGCCCCTGCTCGACGCCAGCCGGGGCACGACCGAGCACTACGTCGACTCCGGCGACCGGGTGCTCCTCGACGACACCGCGGCCGGGATCGCGGCCCGCGGGACGGCGGTGGAGGACCTGCCGGGCCTCGAGCCCTGCGGCCCACGGCGCCAGATCTACTTCGATCCGTCGAAGACCCGCGCGGGCATCGTGACCTGCGGCGGACTGTGCCCGGGCCTGAACGACGTCGTCGCGGGCCTCGTCCGCACGCTGACCTACCACTACGGGGTCCGGCGGGTCGTCGGGTTCCGCAACGGCTACCGCGGGTTCGTCTCCGCCTACGGCCACGACGTCGTCGAGCTGACGCCGGAGTCGGTCCGGGACGTCCCGGTGGACGGCGGCACGTTCCTCGGGACCTCGCGCGGGCCGCAGGACCCCGAGGAGATCGTCGACTGCCTCGAGCAGATGCACCTCAACGTGCTGTTCGTGATCGGCGGCGACGGCACCATGCGGGGTGCGATGGACATCGCCGGGGTGATCCGCGAACGCGGGCTGCGCATCGCGGTCGTCGGCATCCCGAAGACGATCGACAACGACATCCCGTTCATCGACCAGAGCTTCGGCTTCCAGACCGCCTTCGCCGAGGCGAGCGAGGCGATCCGCTCGGTGACGGTGGAGGCGAAGTCGACACCGGGCGGGATCGGCCTGGTCAAGCTCATGGGCCGCCACTCCGGCTTCATCGCCTGCTACGCCTCCCTCGTCCGCTCCGACGCGGACGCGGTGCTCATCCCCGAGGTGCCCTTCGAGCTCGACGGCGAGACCGGGCTGCTCGAGCACCTGCGACGCCGGGTGCAGACGCGCGGCCACGCGGTGGTCGTCGTCGCCGAGGGCGCGGGGCAGGACCTGCTCGATCCGATCGGCCGGACGGACGCCTCCGGCAACCAGAAGCTCGCCGACGTCGGCCCGTGGCTCAAGGAGCAGATCGAGAGCCACTTCGCGACGGCGGGGACGGAGACCTCGGTCCGCTACGTCGATCCGAGCTACCTCATCCGCAGCGTTCCGGCGAACCCCTACGACAGCGTCTACACCGTGCGGCTCTCGCACGCCGCGGTGCACGCGGCGATGTCCGGGCGCACCGCGATGGTGGTCGGCCGCGTCCGGCGCCGGTTCGTGCACATCCCGATGAGCCTCGCCGTCAGCCGTCGCAACCAGGTCGACCCGCACGGCGACCTGTGGATGGCGGTGCTCGAGTCGACCGGGCAGCCGTGGCGGTTCGGCGAGGACTCGACGAGGCAGACCGGGGCACCGCACGCCTAA
- a CDS encoding type B 50S ribosomal protein L31, whose product MKDIHPTYGPVVVRDQTSGEMFLTRSTVVGTRTLPTITWTDGETYPVLDVEISSSSHPVWTGTARPVERGGQIEKFNKRYGRRSGAELDPGSGRSR is encoded by the coding sequence GTGAAGGACATCCACCCGACCTACGGCCCCGTCGTCGTGCGCGACCAGACGAGCGGCGAGATGTTCCTGACCCGCTCGACCGTCGTCGGCACGCGCACGCTCCCCACGATCACCTGGACCGACGGCGAGACCTACCCGGTGCTCGACGTCGAGATCTCCTCGTCGTCGCACCCGGTCTGGACCGGCACCGCCCGCCCGGTCGAGCGGGGCGGGCAGATCGAGAAGTTCAACAAGCGGTACGGGAGACGGAGCGGAGCGGAGCTCGACCCAGGCAGCGGGCGCAGCCGGTGA
- the mrf gene encoding ribosome hibernation factor-recruiting GTPase MRF, producing the protein MPDPLVIVCGVDRDAVLATGEAVATADPRTVLVAHDLRRLGEGVVTRAVRRDGRWSVTALELAHGCISCTLREDLLPLLLALAADPDVGRVVLLLDPGMEPEPVCEALAHVVPDGGEGPVTDVLGLVGVVAVLDGPTWLDDAGSDEALADRGLALTEDDDRTVAQIVVGHAEFADVLVVVGAPDPWERVRRDAVLARLAPQARRLDVVSAAAGVPDVTPVLAELHPDARRGVPDDPHGPLLRGQPPLARDVGVSLLHVGLRRPFHPERLHEAFDVLLTGTVRVRGRVWVASRPEHALWIESAGGGLQIGMAGRWLADSLAWDDVDELRRASASLRWDDRWGDREQQLVVLVHDAEPAEIVAALDLALLTDSEIAAGEDVWRTYADPFGISHTDPCDELEGPVVPVENRGEQT; encoded by the coding sequence ATGCCCGACCCGTTGGTGATCGTCTGCGGGGTCGACCGCGACGCCGTGCTCGCCACCGGCGAGGCGGTGGCGACGGCGGACCCGCGCACCGTGCTCGTGGCCCACGACCTGCGGAGACTGGGCGAGGGCGTCGTGACCCGCGCGGTCCGCCGGGACGGCCGCTGGAGCGTCACCGCGCTCGAGCTCGCCCACGGCTGCATCTCCTGCACGCTGCGCGAGGACCTGCTGCCGCTGCTCCTCGCGCTCGCCGCCGATCCCGACGTCGGGCGGGTGGTCCTGCTGCTCGACCCGGGGATGGAGCCGGAGCCGGTCTGCGAGGCCCTCGCCCACGTCGTTCCGGACGGCGGGGAGGGTCCGGTGACGGACGTCCTCGGCCTCGTCGGGGTGGTCGCCGTGCTCGACGGTCCGACCTGGCTCGACGACGCGGGCTCCGACGAGGCGCTGGCCGACCGCGGCCTGGCCCTGACCGAGGACGACGACCGCACGGTCGCACAGATCGTCGTGGGTCACGCGGAGTTCGCGGACGTCCTCGTCGTGGTCGGTGCCCCCGACCCGTGGGAGCGGGTGCGTCGCGACGCCGTGCTGGCGCGGTTGGCCCCGCAGGCCCGCCGCCTCGACGTGGTGTCGGCGGCCGCGGGCGTCCCCGACGTGACGCCGGTGCTCGCGGAGCTCCACCCGGACGCCCGCCGCGGCGTCCCCGACGACCCGCACGGCCCGCTGCTGCGCGGGCAGCCGCCCCTCGCGCGGGACGTCGGGGTGTCGCTCCTGCACGTCGGGCTGCGCCGACCCTTCCACCCGGAACGTCTGCACGAGGCGTTCGACGTGCTGCTCACCGGCACCGTGCGGGTGCGCGGCCGGGTCTGGGTGGCGTCGCGGCCGGAGCACGCGCTGTGGATCGAGTCGGCCGGCGGCGGGCTGCAGATCGGGATGGCCGGGCGATGGCTCGCGGACTCCCTGGCCTGGGACGACGTCGACGAGCTGCGCCGCGCCTCGGCCTCGCTGCGGTGGGACGACCGCTGGGGCGACCGGGAGCAGCAGCTCGTGGTGCTCGTGCACGACGCCGAGCCCGCCGAGATCGTCGCCGCCCTCGACCTCGCGCTGCTCACCGACTCCGAGATCGCCGCGGGCGAGGACGTCTGGCGCACCTACGCCGACCCGTTCGGCATCAGTCACACCGATCCGTGCGACGAGCTGGAGGGCCCCGTGGTCCCCGTCGAGAACCGAGGAGAGCAGACGTGA
- the rpmG gene encoding 50S ribosomal protein L33 — protein MARNEIRPIVKMRSTAGTGTTYVTRKNRRNDPDRLVLRKYDPRVRTHVDFREER, from the coding sequence ATGGCTCGCAACGAGATCCGACCGATCGTCAAGATGCGGTCCACGGCCGGCACCGGGACGACCTACGTCACCCGCAAGAACCGGCGGAACGACCCCGACCGGCTCGTGCTGCGCAAGTACGACCCGCGGGTCCGCACGCACGTCGACTTCCGCGAGGAGCGCTGA
- the rpsR gene encoding 30S ribosomal protein S18, which produces MAGRAARVGRPPKKKANPLHARGIDTVDWKDTALLRTFVSDRGKIRSRRVTGLTGQQQRQVATAIKTAREMALLPYTSTAR; this is translated from the coding sequence ATGGCCGGCCGGGCGGCCCGTGTGGGGCGGCCTCCGAAGAAGAAGGCCAACCCGTTGCACGCGCGCGGGATCGACACGGTGGACTGGAAGGACACCGCGCTCCTGCGGACCTTCGTCTCCGACCGCGGCAAGATCCGGTCCCGGCGCGTCACGGGGCTGACCGGCCAGCAGCAGCGCCAGGTCGCGACCGCGATCAAGACGGCCCGCGAGATGGCGCTGCTCCCCTACACGTCCACGGCGCGCTGA
- the rpmB gene encoding 50S ribosomal protein L28, which yields MSRTCQVTGRTPSAGKNVSHSHRRTNRWFEVNVQSKRYWLSSENRWVRLRLSAKGIRTVDRDGIESIVARLRAAGEKI from the coding sequence ATGTCGCGGACGTGCCAGGTGACGGGGCGGACGCCGTCCGCCGGGAAGAACGTCTCCCACTCGCACCGGCGGACGAACCGCTGGTTCGAGGTCAACGTGCAGTCCAAGCGCTACTGGCTCTCCTCGGAGAACCGGTGGGTGCGCCTGCGGCTCTCGGCCAAGGGGATCAGGACGGTCGACCGGGACGGCATCGAGTCGATCGTGGCCCGGCTGCGGGCCGCCGGGGAGAAGATCTGA
- the rpsN gene encoding 30S ribosomal protein S14 gives MAKRSKIAANERRKATVARFAARRAEFKEIVRHPSSSDEARTAAVAELARQPRDASATRVRNRDAVDGRPRGHLRAFGLSRVRLRQYAHAGYLPGVTKSSW, from the coding sequence ATGGCGAAGCGCAGCAAGATCGCGGCCAACGAGCGACGCAAGGCCACCGTGGCCCGCTTCGCCGCCCGCCGGGCCGAGTTCAAGGAGATCGTCCGGCACCCGTCGTCGTCCGACGAGGCCCGCACGGCCGCCGTCGCCGAGCTGGCCCGTCAGCCGCGGGACGCGAGCGCCACCCGGGTGCGCAACCGGGACGCCGTCGACGGGCGCCCGCGCGGACACCTGCGGGCGTTCGGTCTGTCGCGCGTCCGGCTCCGCCAGTACGCCCACGCCGGCTACCTGCCCGGCGTCACGAAGTCGAGTTGGTGA
- the ykgO gene encoding type B 50S ribosomal protein L36 → MKVRASLKALKQKPGSSVVRRHGKVLVINKLNPKWKARQG, encoded by the coding sequence ATGAAGGTTCGCGCGTCCCTGAAGGCGTTGAAGCAGAAGCCGGGCTCGTCCGTGGTGCGCCGCCACGGCAAGGTCCTGGTGATCAACAAGCTGAACCCGAAGTGGAAGGCCCGTCAGGGCTGA
- a CDS encoding PRC-barrel domain-containing protein yields the protein MGFEAENIRDWLGKKVVDPSGSKIGDLEAVYYDTATDEPAFVTVTTGMFSGKRLVFVPLHGATVHPDHVKVTVDKDLAKDAPSIDTDGELPASDEPAIFEHYGIPAAPGTGRRLARR from the coding sequence ATGGGCTTCGAGGCCGAGAACATCCGCGACTGGCTGGGCAAGAAGGTCGTCGACCCGAGCGGGTCGAAGATCGGTGACCTCGAGGCGGTGTACTACGACACCGCCACCGACGAGCCCGCCTTCGTCACCGTGACGACCGGGATGTTCTCCGGCAAGCGGCTGGTGTTCGTCCCGCTGCACGGGGCGACGGTGCACCCGGACCACGTGAAGGTCACGGTCGACAAGGACCTCGCCAAGGACGCCCCGTCGATCGACACCGACGGCGAGCTGCCCGCCTCCGACGAGCCCGCGATCTTCGAGCACTACGGCATCCCGGCCGCGCCCGGTACGGGTCGGCGGCTGGCGCGGCGCTGA
- the mnmA gene encoding tRNA 2-thiouridine(34) synthase MnmA, with the protein MRVLAAMSGGVDSAVAAARAREAGHDVVGVHLALSAKPATMREGARGCCSIEDSRDARRCADVLDIPFYVWDMADRFREDVIEPFVAEYAAGRTPNPCLRCNEKIKFSAVLDRARALGFDAVATGHYARLHDGELRRAADPDKDQSYVLGVLTADQLAHAMFPLGDSLKSEVRAEAAARGLVVAEKPDSHDICFIPSGDTQGFLSSHVPDAPGELVDAVSGTVLGSHGGVQNFTVGQRHGLGLSRPAPDGSPRYVLGIEPVSRQVRVGPAESLDVWRLGTEAPVWHGGAGRFDDVTVQVRAHGGLAPASVEVHDDGLAVTLRSPLRGVAPGQAVVVYEGDRVLGSATIDATS; encoded by the coding sequence CTGCGCGTCCTCGCCGCCATGAGCGGCGGGGTCGACTCCGCCGTCGCAGCCGCGCGGGCGAGGGAGGCCGGGCACGACGTCGTCGGCGTGCACCTGGCGCTGTCCGCGAAGCCCGCCACGATGCGGGAGGGCGCACGCGGCTGCTGCTCGATCGAGGACTCGCGAGACGCCCGCCGCTGCGCCGACGTGCTCGACATCCCGTTCTACGTGTGGGATATGGCCGACCGGTTCCGCGAGGACGTGATCGAGCCGTTCGTCGCCGAGTACGCGGCCGGCCGCACCCCGAACCCCTGCCTGCGCTGCAACGAGAAGATCAAGTTCTCGGCGGTCCTCGACCGGGCCCGGGCCCTCGGCTTCGACGCCGTCGCGACGGGGCACTACGCCCGGCTGCACGACGGGGAGCTGCGGCGGGCCGCCGACCCCGACAAGGACCAGTCCTACGTCCTCGGCGTGCTCACCGCCGACCAGCTCGCGCACGCGATGTTCCCCCTGGGCGACTCGCTCAAGTCCGAGGTGCGCGCCGAGGCGGCCGCCCGTGGGCTCGTCGTCGCCGAGAAGCCCGACAGCCACGACATCTGCTTCATCCCCTCCGGTGACACGCAGGGGTTCCTGTCCTCGCACGTGCCGGACGCGCCGGGGGAGCTGGTCGACGCGGTGTCGGGGACGGTCCTCGGGTCGCACGGCGGCGTCCAGAACTTCACGGTCGGCCAGCGGCACGGCCTCGGCCTGTCCCGACCGGCCCCCGACGGCAGCCCCCGCTACGTGCTCGGCATCGAGCCGGTGTCCCGCCAGGTGCGGGTGGGCCCGGCCGAGTCGCTCGACGTGTGGCGGCTGGGCACGGAGGCGCCGGTCTGGCACGGGGGAGCGGGACGCTTCGACGACGTCACGGTGCAGGTCCGCGCCCACGGCGGGCTCGCACCGGCCTCGGTGGAGGTCCACGACGACGGGCTCGCGGTCACCCTGCGCTCCCCGCTGCGCGGGGTGGCCCCGGGGCAGGCGGTCGTGGTCTACGAGGGCGACCGGGTGCTGGGCTCGGCCACCATCGACGCCACGTCCTGA
- a CDS encoding cysteine desulfurase family protein — translation MTYLDHAATTPMLSVAVAAYTEALGRVGNPSSLHTAGRRARRDVEEARETIADAVGALPTEVVLSTGGTEGDNLAVKGLYWARRAQDARRTRVVVSAVEHHAVLDAAEWLASHEGATLVVLPVDAVGRVTPEALRAELAAHGDETALVSLMWANNEVGTVNDVRALAEVAHEFGVPLHTDAVQAVGSLPVDFAASGADALSLTGHKLGGPVGVGALLLRRDATCVPLLHGGGQERDVRSGTLDVAGTVALAAAVRAAVDAMPRRVVELAALRDDLVARLIEVVPDATLNGVPLDAPAVGGGPARLAGNAHLSFPGCEGDSLLMLLDAHEIECSTGSACTAGVARPSHVLLAMGVDEAAARGSLRFSLGHSSTAADVDAAVAAIGPVVERARGALARAGGERVGT, via the coding sequence ATGACGTACCTCGACCACGCGGCCACCACGCCGATGCTGTCCGTGGCCGTCGCCGCCTACACCGAGGCGCTCGGCCGCGTCGGCAACCCCTCCTCGCTCCACACGGCGGGTCGCCGCGCCCGCCGGGACGTCGAGGAGGCGCGCGAGACGATCGCCGACGCCGTCGGTGCCCTGCCCACGGAGGTCGTCCTCTCGACCGGTGGCACCGAGGGCGACAACCTCGCCGTGAAGGGCCTCTACTGGGCCCGCCGCGCCCAGGACGCCCGCCGCACCCGGGTCGTCGTGTCGGCCGTGGAGCACCACGCCGTCCTCGACGCCGCGGAGTGGCTCGCCTCCCACGAGGGCGCGACGCTCGTCGTCCTCCCGGTGGACGCCGTCGGACGGGTGACCCCCGAGGCGCTGCGCGCGGAGCTCGCGGCCCACGGCGACGAGACCGCGCTGGTCAGCCTCATGTGGGCGAACAACGAGGTCGGCACGGTCAACGACGTGCGGGCCCTGGCCGAGGTGGCCCACGAGTTCGGGGTGCCGCTGCACACCGACGCCGTGCAGGCCGTCGGGTCGCTCCCGGTCGACTTCGCCGCCTCCGGCGCGGACGCGCTCTCGCTGACCGGGCACAAGCTGGGCGGGCCCGTCGGCGTCGGCGCGCTGCTGCTGCGCCGGGACGCCACCTGCGTGCCGCTGCTGCACGGCGGCGGCCAGGAGCGGGACGTCCGCTCGGGCACGCTCGACGTCGCGGGCACGGTGGCGCTCGCGGCCGCCGTCCGCGCGGCCGTCGACGCGATGCCGCGCCGGGTCGTCGAGCTCGCCGCGCTGCGCGACGACCTCGTGGCGCGCCTGATCGAGGTCGTCCCGGACGCCACGCTGAACGGCGTGCCGCTCGACGCGCCCGCGGTGGGGGGTGGCCCCGCCCGGCTCGCGGGCAACGCCCACCTGTCCTTCCCGGGCTGCGAGGGCGACAGCCTGCTCATGCTCCTCGACGCGCACGAGATCGAGTGCTCCACCGGCTCCGCCTGCACCGCCGGGGTGGCCCGTCCCTCGCACGTGCTGCTCGCGATGGGCGTGGACGAGGCCGCGGCCCGCGGGTCGCTGCGCTTCTCGCTCGGGCACTCGTCGACGGCGGCCGACGTCGACGCCGCGGTCGCGGCCATCGGACCCGTCGTCGAGCGCGCCCGGGGCGCCCTGGCCCGGGCCGGCGGCGAGCGGGTGGGGACCTGA
- a CDS encoding electron transfer flavoprotein subunit alpha/FixB family protein, translated as MAEVLVLVDHVDGEIKKNTYEMLNAARRIGEPSAVVVGTPGTTSKLADGLAAHGAEKIYVAESDDVVNYLSTPQVDVLAALVERVSPPAVLIPAGADGREVAGRLAVRTNSGWLNDLVDIDGERAGTHSIFGGAFTVQSHVTTDTAIVSWRSGSLEVEEQSGAGTQETVEVPATDASKSAKVSNRAPIVGGDRPELTEASVVVAGGRGVGSADNFNVVEVLADSLHAAVGASRAAVDSGYYPNQFQVGQTGKTVSPQLYVALGISGAIQHRAGMQTSKTIVAVNKDPEAPIFEIADFGIVGDLFSVAPQLTEEVGKRG; from the coding sequence ATGGCTGAGGTACTGGTCCTCGTCGATCACGTCGACGGTGAGATCAAGAAGAACACCTACGAGATGCTGAACGCGGCGCGCCGCATCGGCGAGCCCTCCGCCGTCGTCGTCGGGACCCCCGGCACGACGTCGAAGCTCGCCGACGGCCTGGCCGCCCACGGCGCCGAGAAGATCTACGTCGCCGAGTCGGACGACGTGGTCAACTACCTGTCGACCCCGCAGGTCGACGTGCTGGCCGCCCTGGTCGAGCGGGTCTCCCCGCCGGCCGTGCTGATCCCGGCGGGCGCCGACGGCCGGGAGGTCGCGGGCCGCCTGGCCGTGCGCACCAACTCGGGCTGGCTGAACGACCTGGTCGACATCGACGGCGAGCGCGCGGGGACGCACTCGATCTTCGGTGGCGCCTTCACCGTGCAGTCGCACGTCACCACCGACACCGCGATCGTCTCGTGGCGCTCGGGCTCGCTCGAGGTCGAGGAGCAGTCGGGCGCCGGCACGCAGGAGACCGTCGAGGTCCCGGCCACCGACGCGTCGAAGTCGGCGAAGGTGTCCAACCGGGCGCCGATCGTCGGTGGCGACCGTCCCGAGCTCACCGAGGCGTCCGTCGTCGTCGCCGGTGGCCGCGGGGTCGGCTCGGCCGACAACTTCAACGTCGTCGAGGTCCTCGCGGACTCGCTGCACGCCGCCGTGGGTGCCTCCCGGGCCGCGGTCGACTCCGGCTACTACCCGAACCAGTTCCAGGTCGGGCAGACCGGCAAGACCGTGTCGCCGCAGCTCTACGTCGCGCTCGGCATCTCCGGCGCGATCCAGCACCGCGCCGGCATGCAGACCTCGAAGACGATCGTCGCGGTCAACAAGGACCCCGAGGCCCCGATCTTCGAGATCGCCGACTTCGGCATCGTGGGCGACCTGTTCTCGGTCGCGCCGCAGCTGACCGAGGAGGTCGGCAAGCGGGGCTGA
- a CDS encoding electron transfer flavoprotein subunit beta/FixA family protein, translating into MNIVVLIKQVPDTWSERKLSDGDKTLDRASSDAVLDEINERAVEEALKIKEAGDAEVTILTAGPDRATDAIRKALSMGADKAVHVNDDAIHGSDAVATAKVLAKAIGTVGDVDLVLAGNEATDGRSGAMAGMLGELLGWPSLTHANELSVENGTAKAKRETDEGTCDLEAALPAVVSVGEKINEPRYPSFKGIMAAKKKPVSTLGISDLGLDASEVGLAGSLVQVDSFAPRPPKSGGQKVEDEGDGGAKIAEFLVGQKLI; encoded by the coding sequence ATGAACATCGTGGTTCTGATCAAGCAGGTGCCCGACACCTGGTCGGAGCGGAAGCTCTCCGACGGCGACAAGACCCTCGACCGCGCGTCGTCCGACGCGGTGCTGGACGAGATCAACGAGCGCGCCGTCGAGGAGGCGCTCAAGATCAAGGAGGCCGGCGACGCCGAGGTCACCATCCTCACCGCCGGGCCCGACCGCGCCACCGACGCCATCCGCAAGGCCCTCTCCATGGGCGCGGACAAGGCCGTGCACGTGAACGACGACGCGATCCACGGATCGGACGCGGTCGCCACCGCCAAGGTCCTCGCGAAGGCGATCGGCACCGTCGGCGACGTCGACCTGGTGCTGGCCGGCAACGAGGCCACCGACGGCCGCAGCGGCGCGATGGCCGGCATGCTCGGCGAGCTCCTGGGCTGGCCCTCGCTGACCCACGCCAACGAGCTCTCCGTCGAGAACGGCACGGCGAAGGCCAAGCGCGAGACCGACGAGGGCACCTGCGACCTCGAGGCCGCCCTGCCCGCCGTCGTGAGCGTCGGCGAGAAGATCAACGAGCCGCGCTACCCCTCGTTCAAGGGGATCATGGCGGCCAAGAAGAAGCCGGTCAGCACCCTCGGGATCTCCGACCTGGGGCTCGACGCCTCCGAGGTCGGGCTCGCCGGTTCGCTCGTGCAGGTCGACTCCTTCGCCCCGCGGCCCCCGAAGTCGGGTGGCCAGAAGGTCGAGGACGAGGGCGACGGCGGCGCGAAGATCGCCGAGTTCCTCGTCGGCCAGAAGCTCATCTGA
- a CDS encoding amidohydrolase family protein — protein MRLLLHGGTVLDGTGAPAGRADVVVEDGRILDVGSGLDGDEALDCAGATITPGFVDAHVHVTSSGVDLMARLATPFSYQFFAAARNLTATLRAGVTTVRDAGGADAGVRRAVEDGLVEGPRMRIAVTILGQTGGHSDGWLPSGHCVPLSLPHPGRPDGVCDGIDGVRRKVREVLRAGADVVKICSTGGVLSPGDDPEHTQFSPEEIAVVVAEAAAQGREVMSHAQGALGVKNAVRAGVRSIEHGIFLDDEAIALMLEHDTVLVPTLVAPRAVLEAAEQGARLPAEVVAKAAAVVDVHVDSIRRAVDAGVRIAMGTDSGVGPHGRNLEELPLMAACGMAPEAVVAASTSAGARLLGLGDETGRVAPGLAADLCVLDGSLTRGAGLDDLSARLRAVFRAGRAVAVT, from the coding sequence GTGAGGTTGCTGCTGCACGGCGGGACGGTGCTCGACGGCACTGGCGCCCCGGCCGGGCGCGCCGACGTCGTCGTCGAGGACGGCAGGATTCTCGACGTCGGGTCGGGTCTCGACGGCGACGAGGCACTCGACTGCGCCGGGGCCACGATCACGCCGGGCTTCGTCGACGCCCACGTCCACGTGACCAGCTCCGGGGTCGACCTCATGGCGCGGCTCGCCACGCCGTTCAGCTACCAGTTCTTCGCGGCGGCGCGGAACCTCACCGCGACGCTGCGGGCGGGGGTCACGACGGTGCGGGACGCGGGCGGCGCGGACGCCGGGGTGCGCCGCGCGGTCGAGGACGGGCTCGTCGAGGGACCGCGGATGCGCATCGCGGTGACGATCCTCGGGCAGACCGGCGGCCACTCCGACGGTTGGCTGCCCTCCGGGCACTGCGTCCCGCTCTCGCTGCCGCACCCGGGACGGCCCGACGGGGTGTGCGACGGCATCGACGGCGTCCGGCGGAAGGTCCGCGAGGTGCTGCGGGCCGGCGCGGACGTGGTGAAGATCTGCTCGACGGGCGGGGTGCTCTCGCCCGGCGACGATCCCGAGCACACCCAGTTCTCGCCGGAGGAGATCGCGGTCGTGGTCGCCGAGGCCGCCGCGCAGGGGCGCGAGGTGATGTCGCACGCGCAGGGCGCGCTCGGGGTGAAGAACGCGGTGCGGGCCGGGGTCCGCTCGATCGAGCACGGCATCTTCCTCGACGACGAGGCGATCGCCCTGATGCTCGAGCACGACACCGTGCTCGTACCGACGCTCGTCGCGCCCCGGGCCGTGCTCGAGGCCGCCGAGCAGGGGGCGCGGCTCCCCGCGGAGGTCGTCGCCAAGGCGGCGGCCGTCGTCGACGTGCACGTCGACTCGATCCGACGGGCGGTCGACGCGGGCGTGCGGATCGCCATGGGCACGGACTCGGGCGTCGGACCGCACGGCCGGAACCTCGAGGAGCTGCCGCTCATGGCGGCGTGCGGGATGGCGCCGGAGGCGGTCGTGGCCGCGTCGACCTCGGCCGGCGCCCGCCTGCTGGGCCTCGGCGACGAGACCGGCCGGGTGGCCCCCGGCCTCGCCGCGGACCTCTGTGTGCTCGACGGGTCGCTCACCCGCGGGGCCGGGCTGGACGACCTCTCCGCCCGGCTGCGCGCGGTGTTCCGCGCCGGCCGGGCGGTGGCCGTCACCTGA